A genomic segment from Anabas testudineus chromosome 6, fAnaTes1.2, whole genome shotgun sequence encodes:
- the psme3ip1 gene encoding PSME3-interacting protein isoform X2 — protein sequence MAGGGAADVHLSRKFVSEAELDERRKKRQEEWEKVRKPDDPEEAPEEEYDPRSLFERLQEQKDKKQEEFEEQFKFRNMVRGLDEDETSFLDEVSRQQCLVEKQRRDEEKQELLEYRSALAKQVSSESRKEPDKKAAPKQSGSEQKTSHLSQAHLLAGAVKRRSSSQSSDSSKKQKVDLTTATTGNGDRHTDQGGGAGGGAGGAEDQQTLPSLTAKTPSAPLSSGQGVLHLPSAAVCVGVLPGLCVYSSSSDSDSSSDSEV from the exons ATGGCAGGGGGAGGGGCAGCTGACGTCCACCTCAGCAGGAAGTTTGTGTCGGAAGCAGAGCTtgatgagaggaggaagaagaggcaggAGGAATGGGAGAAAGTCAGAAAACCTGACGACCCAGAGG AGGCCCCAGAGGAGGAGTATGACCCACGTTCCCTCTTTGAGCGTCTACAGGAgcagaaagacaagaaacaagaGGAATTTGAGGAGCAGTTTAAATTCA GGAACATGGTGAGGGGATTGGATGAAGATGAGACCAGCTTCCTGGATGAGGTTTCCCGGCAACAGTGCCTGGTGGAGAAACAGCGCAGAgatgaggagaaacaggagcTGCTGGAATACAGA AGCGCTCTAGCAAAGCAAGTGTCCTCTGAAAGCCGCAAAGAGCCCGACAAAAAGGCGGCGCCCAAACAGTCAGGTTCAGAGCAAAAGACGAGCCACTTGTCTCAGGCCCATTTATTGGCTGGAGCTGTGAAGAGACGCAG TTCTTCACAGTCATCAGACAGCAGTAAGAAACAGAAGGTGGATctcacaacagcaacaacaggaaatggagacagacacacag ACCAGgggggaggagcaggaggaggagcagggggagCTGAGGATCAACAGACACTCCCCAGCTTGACGGCGAAGACCCCCTCGGCTCCCCTGAGCTCCGGTCAAGGTGTGTTACACCTGCCATCAGCAGCCGTGTGCGTCGGCGTTTTACCGGGACTCTGCGTCTATTCCAGCAGCAGCGACTCCGACAGCAGCTCAGACAGCGAAG TTTAA
- the psme3ip1 gene encoding PSME3-interacting protein isoform X1 has protein sequence MAGGGAADVHLSRKFVSEAELDERRKKRQEEWEKVRKPDDPEEAPEEEYDPRSLFERLQEQKDKKQEEFEEQFKFRNMVRGLDEDETSFLDEVSRQQCLVEKQRRDEEKQELLEYRSALAKQVSSESRKEPDKKAAPKQSGSEQKTSHLSQAHLLAGAVKRRSSSQSSDSSKKQKVDLTTATTGNGDRHTDQGGGAGGGAGGAEDQQTLPSLTAKTPSAPLSSGQGVLHLPSAAVCVGVLPGLCVYSSSSDSDSSSDSEGSVDAIMLPYPRHSRTYR, from the exons ATGGCAGGGGGAGGGGCAGCTGACGTCCACCTCAGCAGGAAGTTTGTGTCGGAAGCAGAGCTtgatgagaggaggaagaagaggcaggAGGAATGGGAGAAAGTCAGAAAACCTGACGACCCAGAGG AGGCCCCAGAGGAGGAGTATGACCCACGTTCCCTCTTTGAGCGTCTACAGGAgcagaaagacaagaaacaagaGGAATTTGAGGAGCAGTTTAAATTCA GGAACATGGTGAGGGGATTGGATGAAGATGAGACCAGCTTCCTGGATGAGGTTTCCCGGCAACAGTGCCTGGTGGAGAAACAGCGCAGAgatgaggagaaacaggagcTGCTGGAATACAGA AGCGCTCTAGCAAAGCAAGTGTCCTCTGAAAGCCGCAAAGAGCCCGACAAAAAGGCGGCGCCCAAACAGTCAGGTTCAGAGCAAAAGACGAGCCACTTGTCTCAGGCCCATTTATTGGCTGGAGCTGTGAAGAGACGCAG TTCTTCACAGTCATCAGACAGCAGTAAGAAACAGAAGGTGGATctcacaacagcaacaacaggaaatggagacagacacacag ACCAGgggggaggagcaggaggaggagcagggggagCTGAGGATCAACAGACACTCCCCAGCTTGACGGCGAAGACCCCCTCGGCTCCCCTGAGCTCCGGTCAAGGTGTGTTACACCTGCCATCAGCAGCCGTGTGCGTCGGCGTTTTACCGGGACTCTGCGTCTATTCCAGCAGCAGCGACTCCGACAGCAGCTCAGACAGCGAAGGTAGCGTGGACGCAATCATGTTGCCGTACCCTCGGCACAGCAGGACCTACagatag
- the LOC113165890 gene encoding cytochrome P450 2J6-like gives MFATVILLCLCFWFILLQLKSRRPKNFPPGPPILPVLGNMLNVSLKNPLKDFGRLRRSYGNIYSLFIGPRRAVVISGVNAIKEALVTKANDFSGRPQDQLINDVNHRKGVVLADYGPGWREHRRFALMTLRNFGLGKNSMEERIHGEIKHIIYTLEESIGKSLTPQVMFHNAASNIICQVLFGTRYEYDDEFMRVIVRCITELSKMANGPWATLYNSLPMIRNLPLPFTKAFRNAETCQKLIRDLVIKHKKTRIPGEPRDLVDCYLDEMEKRGNDGSSFSEEQLVMYALDLHFAGTDTTSNTLLTGFLYLMTNPHIQERCQWEIGQVLGGKDRVSFEDRHKMPYMQAVIHEVQRIANTVPLSVFHCTTKDTELMGYSIPKGTMVIPNLTSVLNEEGQWKFPHEFNPENFLNDQGEFVKPEAFMPFSAGPRMCLGEGLARMELFLIMVTLLRKFKFIWPEDAGEPDYTPVFGITQTPKPYYMKVQLRATQ, from the exons ATGTTCGCTACAGTCATTCTgctatgtctttgtttttggttCATCCTCCTTCAGCTCAAATCCCGAAGGCCCAAGAACTTTCCGCCGGGACCCCCTATCCTGCCAGTACTGGGGAATATGTTGAATGTGAGCCTGAAGAATCCCTTGAAGGACTTTGGGAGg CTGAGGAGATCATATGGAAATATCTACAGTCTGTTCATTGGCCCCAGACGAGCTGTAGTCATCAGTGGAGTGAACGCCATCAAAGAGGCTCTGGTGACCAAGGCAAATGATTTCTCTGGACGACCCCAAGACCAGTTAATCAATGATGTCAATCACAGAAAAG GTGTGGTTCTGGCAGATTATGGCCCTGGTTGGAGGGAGCACCGTCGTTTTGCTCTGATGACTTTGAGGAACTTTGGTCTGGGGAAAAATTCCATGGAGGAGAGGATTCATGGAGagataaaacacatcatttataCACTGGAAGAGAGCATTG GTAAAAGCCTGACCCCACAGGTTATGTTTCATAATGCAGCCTCTAACATCATCTGCCAGGTTCTGTTTGGGACACGCTACGAGTATGATGATGAGTTCATGAGAGTGATTGTTCGCTGCATCACTGAACTTTCCAAGATGGCCAATGGACCATGGGCTACG ctttatAACTCTCTTCCCATGATTCGTAACCTGCCGCTGCCCTTCACCAAGGCCTTCAGGAATGCTGAG acTTGTCAAAAACTTATAAGGGACTTGGTGATCAAGCACAAGAAAACCAGAATCCCTGGGGAGCCACGAGACTTGGTTGATTGCTATTTGGATGAAATGGAAAAG AGAGGCAATGATGGTTCTTCATTTTCAGAAGAACAACTCGTTATGTACGCTCTAGATCTTCACTTTGCTGGAACTGACACTACATCCAACACCCTGCTCACTGGTTTCCTCTACCTAATGACCAACCCTCATATACAAG AGCGATGTCAGTGGGAGATAGGCCAGGTGCTGGGAGGGAAGGATCGGGTCAGTTTTGAGGACAGACACAAGATGCCTTACATGCAG GCTGTGATCCATGAAGTGCAGAGGATAGCCAACACTGTTCCACTCAGCGTCTTTCACTGCACGACTAAAGACACAGAGCTGATGGGATATTCTATTCCCAAG GGTACAATGGTTATTCCTAACCTGACATCAGTCCTGAATGAAGAAGGACAATGGAAATTCCCACATGAATTCAACCCTGAAAACTTCCTCAATGACCAGGGAGAGTTTGTTAAACCCGAGGCCTTCATGCCCTTCTCTGCAG GTCCTCGTATGTGTCTTGGAGAGGGTCTGGCTCGTATGGAGCTCTTCCTCATCATGGTGACTCTGCTGAGGAAGTTCAAGTTCATCTGGCCTGAGGATGCAGGAGAGCCAGACTACACACCAGTCTTTGGGATCACTCAGACTCCCAAACCTTACTATATGAAGGTCCAACTCAGAGCAACTCAGTGA
- the LOC113165203 gene encoding cytochrome P450 2F2-like isoform X1, giving the protein MFATFILLWLCVSFIIVQMKPRRPKNFPPGPLTLPVLGNLINLSLENPLKDFEMLRKSYGNVYSLFIGPKPAVVINGVNAIKEALMTKANDFSGRPQDLFINDVTERKGVVMVDYGPSWRDHRRFALMTLRNFGLGKNSMEERIHGEIKHIINTLEKNIGKILSPQVMFHNAASNIICQVLFGTRYEYDDEFIREIVRCVRENSKLANGPWAMLYDSFPMIHNLPLPFTKAFRNVETSKKLVIKLVNEHKKTRVAGEPRDFVDCYLDELDKRGSDGSSFSEEQLIIYSLDLHFAGTDTTSNTLLTGFLYLMTNPHIQERCQQEIDRVLVGKDRVGFDDRHNMPYMQAVTHEVQRIANTVPLSVFHCTTKDTELMGYSIPKGTIVIPNLTSVLNEEGQWKFPHEFNPENFLNDQGEFVKPEAFMPFSAGPRMCLGEGLARMELFLIMVTLLRKFKFIWPEDAGEPDYTPVYGITQTPKPYHMKVQLRAPHQ; this is encoded by the exons ATGTTTGCTACATTCATCCTGCTATGGCTCTGTGTTTCGTTCATCATCGTTCAAATGAAACCCCGGAGGCCCAAAAACTTTCCACCGGGACCACTTACTCTGCCAGTACTGGGGAACCTGATCAATCTGAGCCTCGAGAACCCTTTGAAGGACTTTGAGATG CTGAGGAAGTCATATGGAAATGTATATAGTCTGTTCATTGGTCCCAAACCAGCTGTAGTCATAAACGGAGTGAACGCCATAAAGGAGGCTTTAATGACCAAGGCAAATGATTTCTCTGGACGACCTCAAGACCTGTTCATAAATGATGTGACCGAGAGGAAAG GAGTGGTTATGGTAGATTATGGCCCTAGCTGGAGGGACCATCGTCGTTTTGCTCTGATGACTTTGAGGAACTTTGGTCTGGGAAAAAATTCCATGGAGGAGAGGATTCatggagaaataaaacacatcattaatACACTGGAAAAGAACATTG GTAAAATCCTGAGTCCTCAGGTCATGTTTCATAATGCAGCCTCTAACATCATCTGCCAGGTTCTGTTTGGGACGCGCTACGAGTACGATGATGAGTTCATCAGAGAGATTGTTCGTTGTGTCAGAGAGAATTCCAAGTTAGCTAATGGGCCGTGGGCTATG CTGTATGATTCTTTTCCCATGATCCATAACCTGCCGCTGCCCTTCACCAAGGCCTTTAGGAATGTTGAG aCTAGCAAGAAACTTGTAATTAAATTAGTGAATGAGCACAAGAAAACCAGAGTTGCTGGAGAGCCTCGAGACTTTGTTGACTGCTATCTGGATGAACTGGATAAG AGAGGCAGTGATGGTTCTTCATTTTCAGAAGAACAACTCATTATTTACTCTCTAGATCTTCACTTTGCTGGAACTGACACTACCTCCAACACCCTGCTCACTGGTTTCCTCTACCTTATGACCAACCCTCATATACAAG AGCGTTGTCAGCAGGAGATAGACCGAGTGTTAGTAGGGAAGGATCGGGTTGGTTTTGATGACAGACACAACATGCCTTACATGCAG GCCGTCACCCATGAAGTGCAGAGGATAGCCAACACTGTTCCACTCAGCGTCTTTCACTGCACGACTAAAGACACAGAGCTGATGGGATATTCTATTCCCAAG GGTACAATTGTTATTCCTAACCTGACATCAGTGCTGAATGAAGAAGGACAATGGAAATTCCCACATGAATTCAACCCTGAAAACTTCCTCAATGACCAGGGAGAGTTTGTTAAACCCGAGGCCTTCATGCCCTTCTCTGCAG GTCCTCGTATGTGTCTTGGAGAGGGTCTGGCTCGTATGGAGCTCTTCCTCATCATGGTGACTCTGCTGAGGAAGTTCAAGTTCATCTGGCCTGAGGATGCAGGAGAGCCAGACTACACCCCCGTCTATGGGATCACTCAGACTCCCAAACCTTACCACATGAAGGTCCAACTCAGAGCACCTCATCAGTGa
- the LOC113165203 gene encoding cytochrome P450 2J6-like isoform X2, translating to MVDYGPSWRDHRRFALMTLRNFGLGKNSMEERIHGEIKHIINTLEKNIGKILSPQVMFHNAASNIICQVLFGTRYEYDDEFIREIVRCVRENSKLANGPWAMLYDSFPMIHNLPLPFTKAFRNVETSKKLVIKLVNEHKKTRVAGEPRDFVDCYLDELDKRGSDGSSFSEEQLIIYSLDLHFAGTDTTSNTLLTGFLYLMTNPHIQERCQQEIDRVLVGKDRVGFDDRHNMPYMQAVTHEVQRIANTVPLSVFHCTTKDTELMGYSIPKGTIVIPNLTSVLNEEGQWKFPHEFNPENFLNDQGEFVKPEAFMPFSAGPRMCLGEGLARMELFLIMVTLLRKFKFIWPEDAGEPDYTPVYGITQTPKPYHMKVQLRAPHQ from the exons ATGGTAGATTATGGCCCTAGCTGGAGGGACCATCGTCGTTTTGCTCTGATGACTTTGAGGAACTTTGGTCTGGGAAAAAATTCCATGGAGGAGAGGATTCatggagaaataaaacacatcattaatACACTGGAAAAGAACATTG GTAAAATCCTGAGTCCTCAGGTCATGTTTCATAATGCAGCCTCTAACATCATCTGCCAGGTTCTGTTTGGGACGCGCTACGAGTACGATGATGAGTTCATCAGAGAGATTGTTCGTTGTGTCAGAGAGAATTCCAAGTTAGCTAATGGGCCGTGGGCTATG CTGTATGATTCTTTTCCCATGATCCATAACCTGCCGCTGCCCTTCACCAAGGCCTTTAGGAATGTTGAG aCTAGCAAGAAACTTGTAATTAAATTAGTGAATGAGCACAAGAAAACCAGAGTTGCTGGAGAGCCTCGAGACTTTGTTGACTGCTATCTGGATGAACTGGATAAG AGAGGCAGTGATGGTTCTTCATTTTCAGAAGAACAACTCATTATTTACTCTCTAGATCTTCACTTTGCTGGAACTGACACTACCTCCAACACCCTGCTCACTGGTTTCCTCTACCTTATGACCAACCCTCATATACAAG AGCGTTGTCAGCAGGAGATAGACCGAGTGTTAGTAGGGAAGGATCGGGTTGGTTTTGATGACAGACACAACATGCCTTACATGCAG GCCGTCACCCATGAAGTGCAGAGGATAGCCAACACTGTTCCACTCAGCGTCTTTCACTGCACGACTAAAGACACAGAGCTGATGGGATATTCTATTCCCAAG GGTACAATTGTTATTCCTAACCTGACATCAGTGCTGAATGAAGAAGGACAATGGAAATTCCCACATGAATTCAACCCTGAAAACTTCCTCAATGACCAGGGAGAGTTTGTTAAACCCGAGGCCTTCATGCCCTTCTCTGCAG GTCCTCGTATGTGTCTTGGAGAGGGTCTGGCTCGTATGGAGCTCTTCCTCATCATGGTGACTCTGCTGAGGAAGTTCAAGTTCATCTGGCCTGAGGATGCAGGAGAGCCAGACTACACCCCCGTCTATGGGATCACTCAGACTCCCAAACCTTACCACATGAAGGTCCAACTCAGAGCACCTCATCAGTGa